The Apodemus sylvaticus chromosome 5, mApoSyl1.1, whole genome shotgun sequence genome has a segment encoding these proteins:
- the LOC127684507 gene encoding olfactory receptor 4K3-like produces the protein MDGVNQSVISEFVLLGLSHSQNLQVLLFVIFLIVYLLILSGNIVIVILITIDHHLHSPMYFLLANLSFVDIWLSSVTTPKMVADFLRENKTISFEGCMSQVFFDHCIGAAEMVLLLVMAYDRYVAICKPLHYFTIMNLKKCTSLVLISWTIGFVHALSQLIPVLQLPLCGPLEIDSFFCDIPLVINLACINSHDLDTLVNADCGVVVVTCFILLLISYTYILITVHQSSKAGASKALSTCTAHITVVLLLFVPCIFIYVWPLNINWFDKFLAVFYSVVTPLLNPAIYTLRNKDIKHSLMRLKSSFMNHKINT, from the coding sequence ATGGATGGAGTAAATCAGTCCGTGATATCAGAATTTGTGCTTTTGGGACTTTCTCACTCACAGAATCTTCAGGTTTTGCTCTTTGTGATATTTTTGATAGTTTATCTGCTCATTTTGTCAGGAAATATTGTCATCGTGATTTTAATAACCATTGACCACCATCTCCATTCCCCTATGTATTTCTTGTTGGCCAACTTGTCCTTTGTTGATATATGGCTTTCTTCAGTTACCACTCCAAAAATGGTTGCAGACTTTCTCAGGGAAAACAAGACCATTTCCTTTGAAGGGTGCATGTCCCAAGTCTTCTTTGATCATTGCATTGGTGCAGCAGAGATGGTGCTATTGCTGGTTATGGCTTATGACCGCTATGTAGCCATCTGTAAACCTCTCCACTATTTTACCATTATGAACCTGAAAAAATGTACTTCATTGGTGTTGATTTCCTGGACAATTGGCTTTGTACATGCCTTGAGTCAACTTATACCAGTTCTGCAACTACCTCTCTGTGGCCCATTGGAAATAGACAGTTTTTTCTGTGACATACCACTGGTAATCAACCTAGCTTGCATCAATTCCCATGATTTGGATACTTTAGTAAATGCTGACTGTGGGGTTGTGGTTGTAACTTGCTTTATTCTGTTGCTTATATCCTATACTTATATCCTCATCACTGTTCATCAGAGCTCTAAAGCTGGGGCATCTAAGGCCCTGTCCACGTGCACTGCCCACATCACTGTGGTGTTACTCCTTTTTGTGCCCTGTATCTTCATCTATGTTTGGCCCCTGAATATCAACTGGTTTGACAAATTTCTTGCtgtgttttattctgttgttACCCCTCTCCTAAATCCAGCTATTTATACACTgagaaataaagatataaaacatTCTCTAATGAGATTAAAAAGCTCTTTTATGAATCACAAGATAAATACTTAA